Proteins from one Desulfuribacillus alkaliarsenatis genomic window:
- the groES gene encoding co-chaperone GroES, with the protein MLRPLGDRVIIKVVELEEKTASGIVLPDSAKEKPQQGEVVAVGNGRIEDGKRVELDVKVGDQVIYSKYAGTEVKHDNQEYLILRESDILAIVE; encoded by the coding sequence ATGTTAAGACCTTTAGGTGATCGAGTTATCATTAAGGTTGTTGAGCTCGAAGAAAAAACAGCAAGTGGTATTGTATTACCAGATTCAGCAAAGGAAAAACCACAACAAGGTGAAGTTGTAGCTGTTGGAAACGGACGCATCGAAGATGGTAAGCGTGTTGAGTTAGATGTGAAAGTAGGAGATCAAGTTATCTACTCAAAATATGCTGGAACAGAAGTAAAGCATGACAATCAAGAATACCTAATCTTACGTGAAAGCGACATTTTAGCAATCGTTGAGTAA
- the groL gene encoding chaperonin GroEL (60 kDa chaperone family; promotes refolding of misfolded polypeptides especially under stressful conditions; forms two stacked rings of heptamers to form a barrel-shaped 14mer; ends can be capped by GroES; misfolded proteins enter the barrel where they are refolded when GroES binds): MAKDIKYREDARRAMLRGVDALANAVKVTLGPKGRNVVLEKKFGSPLITNDGVTIAKEIELEDAFENMGAQLVKEVATKTNDVAGDGTTTATVLAQALIREGLKNVAAGANPMVIKKGIEKATKAAVEEIQAISKNVESKESIAQVAAISAADEEIGQIIAEAMDKVGNDGVITVEESKGFATELEVVEGMQFDRGYISPYMVTDTDKMEAVLDNPYILITDKKINNIQEVLPVLEKVVQQGKPLVIIAEDVEGEALATLVVNKLRGTFNCVAVKAPGFGDRRKAMLQDIAVLTGGEVITEEVGLDLKTADVTQLGTARQIRITKENTIVVDGAGNADEIGARVKQIRMQIEETTSEFDKEKLQERLAKLAGGVAVIKVGAATETELKEKKLRIEDALNSTRAAVEEGIVAGGGTALVNAIKAVEKLELNPEEQVGVRIVLRALEEPIRQIASNAGLEGSVIVERIKNEKVGVGLNIATGEWVDMVEAGIVDPAKVTRSALQNASSVAALLLTTEVVIADKPEENKGGGMPGMDAMGGMGGMGGMGGMM, from the coding sequence ATGGCTAAGGACATTAAGTACAGAGAAGATGCGCGTCGTGCTATGCTTCGTGGTGTAGACGCTTTAGCAAATGCAGTAAAAGTAACTTTAGGGCCAAAAGGTCGTAACGTAGTATTAGAGAAGAAGTTTGGTTCGCCACTAATCACTAACGATGGTGTAACAATCGCTAAAGAAATTGAGTTAGAAGACGCATTCGAAAACATGGGTGCACAACTAGTTAAAGAAGTTGCTACTAAAACAAACGATGTTGCTGGTGACGGTACTACTACGGCAACAGTATTAGCGCAAGCTTTAATCCGTGAAGGATTAAAGAATGTTGCTGCAGGAGCAAACCCAATGGTAATCAAGAAGGGTATCGAGAAAGCTACTAAAGCTGCAGTAGAAGAAATTCAAGCAATTTCTAAGAATGTAGAAAGCAAAGAATCAATTGCTCAGGTTGCCGCAATCTCAGCTGCTGACGAAGAAATCGGTCAAATCATTGCAGAAGCTATGGATAAAGTAGGAAACGACGGTGTTATCACTGTAGAAGAATCTAAAGGTTTCGCTACTGAGTTAGAAGTAGTAGAAGGTATGCAATTCGACCGTGGATACATTTCTCCATACATGGTAACAGATACAGATAAGATGGAAGCGGTTCTTGACAACCCATACATCTTAATTACAGATAAGAAAATCAACAACATTCAAGAAGTACTTCCAGTACTAGAGAAGGTTGTTCAACAAGGTAAGCCACTAGTAATTATCGCTGAAGACGTTGAAGGTGAGGCTTTAGCTACTCTAGTAGTTAACAAATTACGTGGAACATTCAACTGCGTAGCAGTAAAAGCTCCAGGATTTGGTGACCGTCGTAAAGCTATGTTACAAGACATCGCTGTCTTAACAGGTGGAGAAGTAATTACTGAAGAAGTAGGTTTAGATCTTAAGACTGCAGATGTTACACAGCTTGGTACAGCTCGTCAAATTCGCATTACTAAGGAAAACACAATCGTAGTTGATGGTGCAGGCAATGCTGACGAAATCGGTGCCCGTGTAAAACAAATTCGCATGCAAATCGAAGAGACTACATCTGAGTTTGATAAAGAAAAATTACAAGAGCGCTTAGCGAAATTAGCTGGTGGAGTGGCTGTAATTAAAGTAGGAGCTGCTACAGAGACTGAGCTTAAAGAGAAGAAGTTACGTATTGAAGATGCTCTTAACTCAACTCGTGCTGCAGTTGAAGAAGGTATCGTAGCTGGTGGTGGTACTGCATTAGTTAACGCTATCAAAGCAGTAGAAAAACTTGAGTTAAACCCAGAAGAGCAAGTAGGTGTACGCATTGTACTTCGCGCATTAGAGGAGCCAATCCGTCAAATCGCTAGTAACGCTGGATTAGAAGGATCAGTAATCGTAGAGCGCATTAAGAACGAGAAAGTTGGCGTAGGACTTAACATAGCAACTGGCGAGTGGGTTGACATGGTAGAAGCAGGTATCGTAGACCCAGCGAAGGTTACTCGTTCAGCATTACAAAACGCTTCATCAGTAGCGGCACTTCTATTAACAACAGAAGTTGTTATCGCTGATAAGCCTGAAGAGAACAAAGGCGGCGGAATGCCAGGTATGGACGCAATGGGCGGCATGGGTGGCATGGGTGGAATGGGCGGCATGATGTAA
- a CDS encoding phospholipase yields the protein MRGKRTNLPSFKFCVFPGYRWCGPGCSGPGRPINVVDAICREHDICYKKSCSRCECDLLFLRRLKPLINLHTTIGRHALLIYLYMRIQVIFTCRGVIPQTK from the coding sequence ATGCGTGGAAAAAGAACCAATTTGCCTTCATTTAAATTTTGTGTGTTTCCTGGTTATAGATGGTGCGGACCAGGATGTAGTGGGCCAGGGCGACCTATAAACGTAGTCGACGCAATATGTAGAGAGCATGACATTTGTTACAAAAAATCATGCTCTAGGTGTGAATGTGATCTTTTGTTTTTACGCCGCCTAAAACCATTAATAAATCTACACACCACCATAGGGAGGCATGCGTTGTTAATTTATCTATATATGAGAATTCAAGTCATCTTTACTTGTCGTGGTGTGATTCCTCAAACTAAATAA
- a CDS encoding DUF4148 domain-containing protein, which translates to MKKILIALMIVSLALISLVGCSSSKDASQKTEEELRDQIRAELEAEAASQQSTESSQPERIELLPIYEMGEKYPINFDANAQEPDIFSLEISDYKIYLVVNSGQGIKVEYSDLIASQYRIIEYADKKGYVFVFASANPPFGPDLYGFYLYVHGQGVEKLGYVPIGNYKFEDIKEISNRGVKVGNTLYEIKQHSEIRPIPADKIPLEPIIYEIGEMYNINFTDWAHEPDIFSIEVIDYEFYLVVNHSSQGIKFEYLDSVLTANLYRVIEHADKEDYDYVFVFISANPPFGPDSFDFYLYVNGQGVEYLGSVPIGSYNFEDIKEVSNRGVKMGNTIYELKHSREFSQ; encoded by the coding sequence ATGAAAAAAATACTTATTGCGCTAATGATTGTTTCGCTAGCATTGATAAGTCTTGTTGGTTGTTCATCAAGTAAAGATGCCAGCCAAAAAACCGAAGAAGAATTAAGGGACCAGATAAGAGCAGAGCTTGAAGCAGAAGCGGCATCCCAGCAGTCAACTGAGTCCAGTCAACCAGAGAGGATCGAACTTCTTCCAATATACGAAATGGGTGAAAAGTACCCAATCAACTTTGACGCTAATGCACAGGAGCCAGACATTTTCTCGCTAGAAATATCTGACTATAAAATTTATTTAGTAGTAAATAGTGGTCAGGGGATTAAGGTCGAGTATTCTGATCTTATTGCAAGTCAATATAGAATAATAGAGTATGCTGATAAAAAGGGGTATGTATTTGTTTTTGCTTCAGCAAATCCGCCTTTTGGACCTGATTTATATGGTTTTTACCTGTATGTACATGGTCAAGGAGTAGAGAAGTTAGGTTATGTTCCAATTGGTAATTATAAATTTGAAGATATTAAAGAAATAAGTAATCGTGGCGTTAAGGTGGGTAATACATTATATGAAATAAAACAGCATAGTGAAATAAGACCAATTCCAGCTGATAAGATCCCGCTCGAACCAATTATTTACGAAATAGGTGAAATGTATAATATCAATTTTACCGACTGGGCACATGAACCTGACATTTTCTCAATAGAAGTAATAGATTATGAATTTTATTTAGTGGTAAATCATAGTAGTCAAGGTATCAAATTCGAGTATTTGGATTCTGTACTTACTGCAAATCTATATAGAGTAATAGAACATGCAGATAAAGAAGATTATGATTATGTATTTGTATTTATTTCAGCGAATCCGCCTTTTGGACCTGATTCTTTTGATTTTTACTTGTATGTAAATGGTCAAGGAGTAGAGTATTTAGGTTCTGTTCCAATTGGCAGTTATAATTTTGAAGATATTAAAGAAGTAAGTAATCGTGGCGTTAAGATGGGTAACACAATATATGAGCTTAAACATTCTAGAGAATTCAGTCAATAG
- a CDS encoding response regulator transcription factor yields MDYKHILVVDDDPDILEIISLYLRSEGFQVAVCDDGIKALDLARINQYDLIILDIMLPNMDGRQVCREIKRFSDVPILFASCIKEDIDIVLGYGLGADGYITKPFSPAVLVSQVKAIVRRTGRPENVIDIANQHIIQVGGLTINLLEQLATLEDKRIELSAKEFKLLVLLAQNVNQIFSLEYLYDKVWGHNGTSDLRTVMVHMSNLRKKIEEDPSKPKYIITVRGVGYKLVNNV; encoded by the coding sequence ATGGACTATAAGCATATTCTTGTCGTAGACGATGATCCCGACATCTTAGAGATTATATCACTGTATCTTCGAAGTGAAGGTTTTCAAGTTGCTGTCTGTGACGATGGTATAAAGGCGTTAGATTTGGCTCGTATTAACCAATATGATTTAATCATACTAGATATTATGCTACCTAATATGGACGGCAGGCAAGTATGTAGAGAAATTAAGCGATTTAGTGATGTTCCAATATTATTTGCATCTTGTATAAAAGAAGATATCGATATTGTATTAGGTTATGGCTTAGGTGCAGATGGCTATATTACTAAACCATTTAGCCCTGCTGTATTAGTATCTCAAGTGAAGGCGATTGTACGTAGAACAGGAAGACCAGAAAATGTAATAGATATAGCAAACCAACACATCATCCAAGTCGGTGGACTTACTATCAATCTACTAGAACAGCTCGCAACATTAGAAGATAAAAGAATTGAGCTTTCTGCTAAGGAATTCAAGCTTTTAGTTCTACTTGCCCAAAACGTCAATCAAATCTTCAGTCTGGAGTACTTATACGATAAAGTCTGGGGTCATAACGGAACCAGTGATTTACGTACAGTCATGGTACATATGAGTAATTTACGTAAAAAAATAGAAGAAGACCCCTCTAAACCGAAATATATCATCACAGTTCGAGGGGTTGGCTATAAGCTTGTTAATAATGTTTAA
- a CDS encoding SPL family radical SAM protein, translating into MEYIPAKTIVTNAKDSQWFGIDYNMNIYKGCCHGCIYCDSRSACYRIENFDQVRAKENALRIIRDDLNRKVKQGVVGTGAMSDPYNPFEKELKLTRNALELINAYEFGAAIATKSNLVTRDIDILKDIKKHSPVLVKLSITAYEDKLSKIVEPNVSPSSERFDTIEKLTNAGIFAGVLMMPILPFIEDNEDNILQIIHRAKESGAKFIYPAFGVTMRQRQREYFYEKLEQHFPELKKKYQSRYGDTRYSCTSPKAKKLWGIFNEECDRIGLYYKMKDIIWAYKLGYKKRQMSLF; encoded by the coding sequence ATGGAATATATTCCTGCAAAAACGATAGTTACTAATGCTAAGGACTCTCAGTGGTTTGGTATTGATTACAATATGAATATTTATAAAGGCTGTTGTCACGGCTGTATTTATTGTGATAGTCGTAGTGCCTGCTATCGAATTGAGAATTTTGATCAGGTTCGGGCTAAGGAGAATGCTCTAAGAATTATCCGTGACGACTTAAATCGTAAGGTTAAACAGGGGGTTGTTGGCACGGGGGCAATGAGTGATCCCTACAATCCGTTTGAAAAGGAGCTAAAACTTACGAGAAATGCCTTAGAGCTAATCAATGCTTATGAATTTGGAGCTGCCATTGCGACTAAAAGTAATCTAGTAACTAGGGATATCGATATTTTAAAAGATATCAAAAAGCACTCACCGGTGCTGGTCAAACTAAGTATTACCGCCTACGAAGATAAATTAAGCAAAATCGTAGAGCCAAATGTATCTCCAAGTAGCGAAAGGTTTGACACTATCGAAAAACTAACAAACGCAGGTATATTTGCAGGAGTATTGATGATGCCGATTCTTCCGTTTATCGAAGATAATGAGGATAATATATTACAGATAATTCATAGAGCTAAAGAGAGTGGAGCGAAATTTATCTACCCAGCCTTTGGAGTTACTATGCGACAAAGGCAACGTGAATATTTTTATGAGAAACTAGAACAACATTTCCCTGAACTAAAAAAGAAGTACCAAAGTCGCTATGGGGACACGAGATATAGTTGCACTTCGCCAAAGGCAAAGAAACTATGGGGTATTTTCAATGAAGAATGTGATCGTATTGGTCTTTACTATAAAATGAAAGACATTATTTGGGCTTATAAATTAGGTTACAAGAAAAGACAGATGTCATTGTTTTAA
- a CDS encoding DNA methyltransferase has product MDIKSKYGLVWEEDETLDCFLQDEKASYPTLKYIEQKSIVKHQDAVDHMLIEGDNLHALAALKATHLESFNLIYIDPPYNTGSNDFGYFDAFVDKANTYSHSKWLSFMDKRLRLASSLLRDDGCIFISINEEELAHLKLLCDQVFDEKNYLAMFTIKVRHEDRILTGDKDFQEVVEYLLMYRKTSEFKPSKIVKDNTSIDDYIYEVKELAKPAQIVTMDNKTVHIFTEGSYQIIKSEPADNKLKRINIRGTIRKSNTSGRFYVKHIEPKYKYKPGYLFKVLNMGRDGVGHRYFLSPPKGRNNGDYFQGVPVDRPNIKAVPHPNYFDFEKDFNNVGYEGGVEFKNGKKPINFLLKVFELAGLKDIEDAKVLDFFAGSGSIAHALMEFNEMYGGSRQAVLCQKNKEIKMNVVDDATLPRMQNVINGYRINRKESYVIEQIKLTKKNIKNVSEIYQHLEKRLLEIEELGLYDEVQIDFEEQTLKVVGIRKKSTYHNGYFANLRYFETVLKQEEPYGRSIEDGSSGR; this is encoded by the coding sequence ATGGATATTAAAAGTAAATACGGACTAGTATGGGAAGAAGATGAAACATTGGATTGTTTTCTTCAAGATGAAAAAGCGTCATATCCAACGCTTAAATATATAGAACAAAAAAGCATTGTTAAGCATCAGGATGCCGTAGATCATATGTTAATTGAAGGGGATAATCTACATGCTCTAGCGGCATTAAAGGCTACTCACCTAGAGTCATTTAATTTAATATACATTGATCCCCCGTACAATACTGGAAGTAACGACTTCGGTTACTTCGATGCGTTTGTAGATAAAGCTAATACATACAGTCACAGTAAATGGTTATCTTTCATGGACAAGCGTTTGCGTCTTGCTAGCAGTTTGTTAAGAGATGACGGTTGTATCTTCATATCAATTAATGAGGAAGAATTAGCACATTTAAAGCTGCTTTGTGATCAAGTGTTTGATGAAAAGAACTATTTAGCAATGTTTACAATCAAGGTGCGGCATGAAGACAGGATATTAACGGGAGATAAAGACTTTCAGGAAGTGGTTGAATATCTTCTAATGTATAGGAAAACCTCTGAATTCAAACCTAGTAAAATAGTAAAAGATAACACTTCAATAGATGACTACATATATGAGGTAAAAGAATTAGCAAAACCAGCTCAAATTGTAACAATGGATAATAAGACCGTACATATTTTTACTGAAGGAAGCTATCAGATAATAAAATCTGAACCAGCGGATAATAAATTAAAAAGAATAAACATACGAGGGACAATAAGAAAAAGTAACACAAGTGGTCGTTTTTATGTAAAGCACATAGAGCCAAAGTATAAGTACAAGCCAGGTTATCTCTTTAAAGTGCTAAATATGGGAAGAGATGGTGTGGGTCATCGCTACTTCCTATCTCCGCCAAAGGGACGGAATAACGGAGATTACTTTCAAGGCGTGCCAGTCGATAGACCAAATATAAAAGCAGTGCCGCACCCTAATTATTTTGATTTTGAAAAGGACTTTAACAATGTTGGGTATGAAGGCGGAGTAGAATTTAAGAATGGTAAGAAGCCAATCAATTTTCTGTTGAAGGTATTTGAGCTTGCGGGATTAAAGGATATAGAAGATGCTAAAGTGTTAGATTTTTTTGCTGGGTCAGGATCAATAGCACATGCGTTAATGGAATTCAATGAAATGTATGGTGGCAGTAGACAGGCAGTACTCTGTCAAAAAAACAAAGAAATAAAGATGAATGTTGTTGATGATGCGACTCTACCGAGAATGCAAAATGTAATTAATGGCTATAGAATAAACAGAAAAGAAAGCTATGTAATAGAGCAAATAAAACTGACAAAGAAAAATATTAAAAATGTGTCAGAAATTTATCAGCACTTAGAGAAAAGGTTGCTGGAGATAGAGGAATTAGGATTATACGATGAAGTTCAGATAGACTTCGAAGAGCAAACTCTAAAGGTAGTCGGCATTAGAAAAAAATCTACATACCATAATGGGTACTTTGCTAACCTACGTTATTTTGAAACGGTGTTAAAGCAGGAAGAACCTTACGGCAGATCAATTGAGGATGGTAGCAGTGGTAGATGA